Proteins from a genomic interval of Ornithodoros turicata isolate Travis unplaced genomic scaffold, ASM3712646v1 Chromosome12, whole genome shotgun sequence:
- the LOC135371692 gene encoding uncharacterized protein LOC135371692 → MDKLKRDRKFLRSQATRLRNDIDEKLGAAGTTAQDIAILREKLQDISRDLKAVDSELKDKFSDEEYEREMTATTEYRHQILETITRIDLRSQVVSTGASTSVALNPSPVPAASVHRDNKIKLPKLEFPKFHGAIDAWLPFWTRYEVAVHHNNALTATEKLCYLTSLLTGNAADLIRGLNLNEGCYNEAIELLKKEYGSSTRMADEHIRKLTNMVPVTDPADISKLRQFYNEIQSRARSLQVLGISTDAYSALLRPIILSKLPQDMVIEHQERQEFNDSTRGADVASGSAVHLYSQDFQDLMDYLRVKIVSKERALGYTGEKKHEGKPNIRKVKTTDMPTASALLNANNARTPNNANHESCLFCKSGQHQTVTCDSDIPLQEKKRLLIEARCCLKCTRRNHIASRCQSYIRCRKCSRRHATSLCDPDYIRNRSTQQVQVNTVPVDPPGEVVLAASAVPSKQSSTIILGTTMACAKGPENTCWVRVLLDSGSQRSFITEELAKQLGCHSHGVEKISIGSFGGATVTKALSKTSVKLQTTQGTAVEIDVLQTQQICANVLPAIGQEHLKGTFPLEETSNVTTADQELPISILIGTDWYWRLVQDDIRRINDDLVCVPTELGWFVHGVVNDTMNSQAQEQAVMLCVRQGLQRQFINNIWGPEDEADYDDKTSGEILNRFNSTVRNVNGRYEVRLPWKDDIDLGPNERNARKRLKGLTDRLFRTPDLLKTYDDAIRKYLIDGVAEKVPENEYNHEQVDRPVYYLPHHAVIRTDRITTKCRIVFDASAHETQEISLNENLHIGPNMNPNVSVLLLRFRLHAVAFTADIEKAFLQILIHKRDRDAVRFLWYQAMPTGVDDKLEIWRMTRVMFGTGPSTFLLAATLKKLLRESEVEYPETTRLLNDCTYVDDFISGADCEEAAINVYNEVKNIMQKGSMNMRKWASNSARLNALYLQDPEEVSPFAGDSRVIKVLGMKWDTEQDSLFYNATNLLQGGRPAVWTKRKVLQTAQSIYDPLGLMSPYTIAARIYMQKMWQQSLTWDQPIPADLQESRERWYEDFQYLTEIKINRYYGMWTTNVSLHVFCDASCNAYGAVAYLVIKTSDSASSNIVLAKARVAPVKKQTLPRLELQAAVVAVKISRMLMDAFPGIKQVFFWTDSTIVLYWLHGKSENWKEYVRRRVNEVKKYTKPTQWRHCPGTENVADVVTRGLRLTTLTTNDKWWNGPNWLTYEQAWPEECFEAPSCREEAKHEQTALATTTAPAEEVNRWTNFSSLNRLHRVTAWIKRFCGNCKGASLDGPLSTEEIENAKNYWLRHVQVAAFPEEYQTLKAAKSLKRRHFMQKYRPFLDENGIMRVEGRLQMANLTFDEKHPIIMPRDAHYVSLLVEQAHRRVMHGGVADTLAKLRENYWIVRGRQVVKNILHRCTVCRRFNQTKTSENTPPLPADRVQQCHSFTVVGVDFTGPLYVRNTHSHQLNVKMYIAMFTCAVVRAVHLEVSRDTSVASFVHVLRRFFARRRMPRVIYSDNAPTFKRCNKELAALWRRIRDDEVLDWLGTNSLSWKFVPTNAPWWGGFYERLIRSVKQALRKTIGRKSLTYEDLVSIVAEVEAVINSRPLSYVYDDPNEILPLTPAEFITGRRLTIVPPAMTTEETEPIYRTWQKRVTLLQAAWRRWQRHYIMELRSANQCKQNRGKTMSPGDVVISEDRKPRMFWPLVRIQSGHKGQDGTVRSYTVRTSTGHVTRRASWSLYLLEIQQHDVAGPQSVANATDIS, encoded by the coding sequence ATGGACAAGTTGAAGAGAGACAGGAAATTTTTACGCTCACAAGCAACAAGATTGAGGAACGATATCGACGAGAAATTGGGAGCTGCCGGTACAACCGCGCAAGATATTGCTATACTAAGAGAGAAGCTCCAAGATATTTCCAGAGATTTGAAGGCTGTTGACAGCGAGCTCAAGGATAAATTCTCTGACGAAGAATATGAACGCGAAATGACTGCCACGACCGAATACCGCCATCAGATTTTGGAGACCATCACTCGCATAGATCTGCGCTCCCAAGTAGTTTCGACGGGCGCGTCGACTTCGGTGGCTTTGAACCCCAGCCCTGTTCCAGCTGCTTCTGTCCATAGGGACAATAAGATAAAGCTGCCAAAATTAGAGTTCCCGAAGTTTCATGGCGCCATAGACGCATGGCTTCCTTTTTGGACACGTTACGAAGTTGCAGTACACCACAACAACGCGCTTACCGCCACTGAGAAGTTATGTTACTTGACGTCTCTGTTAACTGGGAACGCTGCTGATCTCATCCGTGGATTAAATTTGAATGAGGGCTGCTATAACGAGGCAATTGAACTTCTCAAGAAGGAATATGGATCATCCACACGCATGGCTGATGAGCACATAAGGAAGCTGACAAATATGGTCCCAGTCACGGATCctgcagatatttcgaaactgcGGCAATTCTATAATGAAATTCAATCCCGGGCACGAAGCCTTCAGGTTTTGGGCATATCAACCGATGCCTACAGCGCACTACTTAGACCCATCATTTTAAGCAAGCTGCCCCAAGACATGGTCATTGAACATCAGGAACGACAAGAATTTAATGACAGTACTCGCGGTGCAGATGTGGCCAGTGGCAGTGCGGTACACCTTTACAGCCAGGACTTCCAGGACCTAATGGACTACTTGCGAGTAAAAATAGTGTCAAAGGAACGTGCATTAGGGTATACCGGTGAGAAGAAGCACGAAGGAAAACCGAATATTCGTAAGGTCAAAACCACCGATATGCCAACGGCCTCTGCTCTTTTAAACGCCAACAATGCACGGACACCAAATAATGCAAATCATGAATCGTGTTTATTTTGCAAGTCAGGTCAACATCAGACGGTCACTTGCGACAGCGATATCCCACTACAGGAGAAGAAGCGGCTATTAATTGAAGCAAGATGCTGTTTAAAATGTACGAGACGAAATCACATTGCTAGTCGCTGTCAGTCGTACATCAGGTGTCGCAAGTGCAGCCGAAGACACGCTACGAGCCTCTGTGACCCAGACTACATACGCAATAGGAGTACCCAGCAAGTACAAGTCAACACTGTTCCGGTCGACCCCCCGGGAGAGGTGGTTTTAGCAGCCTCCGCAGTTCCCTCTAAACAGTCAAGCACGATAATTCTAGGCACAACAATGGCATGCGCGAAGGGACCTGAAAACACATGCTGGGTACGCGTTCTGCTTGACAGCGGTAGCCAACGCAGTTTCATCACCGAAGAGCTCGCGAAGCAATTAGGATGCCACTCCCACGGAGTTGAAAAAATCAGCATAGGGTCGTTCGGTGGAGCAACAGTCACCAAGGCATTGAGCAAAACTTCGGTCAAGCTGCAAACTACACAGGGCACTGCAGTAGAAATTGACGTCCTGCAAACGCAGCAAATATGCGCCAACGTACTTCCTGCCATCGGTCAAGAGCATCTCAAGGGCACTTTCCCACTTGAGGAAACATCGAATGTCACCACGGCAGATCAAGAACTTCCTATCTCCATTCTCATTGGGACCGATTGGTACTGGAGACTCGTGCAAGATGACATCAGGAGAATTAATGATGATCTAGTCTGTGTCCCCACCGAATTAGGATGGTTTGTGCATGGCGTCGTAAACGACACGATGAATTCTCAAGCCCAGGAGCAAGCTGTAATGCTCTGTGTCCGGCAAGGCCTGCAACGTCAATTCATTAACAACATTTGGGGTCCAGAGGACGAAGCCGATTACGACGACAAAACCTCAGGTGAGATATTGAACAGGTTTAATAGTACAGTCAGGAACGTCAACGGAAGGTACGAAGTACGGCTACCTTGGAAAGACGACATAGACCTTGGACCAAATGAACGAAACGCACGGAAACGACTTAAAGGTTTGACGGACCGTTTATTTCGTACGCCCGACCTGCTCAAGACGTATGATGATGCTATCCGCAAATATCTAATTGACGGCGTCGCAGAAAAGGTGCCAGAGAACGAATACAATCACGAACAAGTTGATAGACCAGTGTACTACTTACCTCACCACGCGGTCATTCGCACGGACCGCATTACTACGAAATGTCGTATCGTGTTTGACGCTTCCGCTCATGAAACTCAAGAGATCAGCTTGAACGAGAATCTTCACATCGGACCCAATATGAACCCGAATGTAAGCGTTCTCCTACTGAGATTTAGACTACATGCTGTTGCTTTTACTGCCGACATAGAAAAGGCATTCCTCCAAATACTCATACACAAAAGAGACCGAGATGCCGTGCGATTCCTCTGGTATCAAGCTATGCCCACAGGAGTGGACGATAAGTTGGAAATATGGCGAATGACGAGAGTCATGTTCGGGACTGGCCCTAGCACATTCCTGTTGGCGGCGACATTGAAGAAACTGCTGAGAGAGTCCGAAGTAGAGTATCCGGAAACAACAAGACTGTTGAACGATTGTACTTATGTCGATGATTTTATATCTGGTGCTGACTGCGAGGAAGCCGCTATCAACGTGTACAACGAGGTGAAGAATATAATGCAGAAGGGAAGCATGAACATGCGAAAATGGGCCTCCAACTCAGCACGGCTGAACGCTTTGTACCTGCAGGACCCGGAGGAAGTCTCGCCCTTCGCTGGAGATTCCCGCGTGATAAAGGTTCTGGGAATGAAGTGGGATACGGAACAGGACTCCCTCTTTTACAATGCTACCAACCTTCTTCAAGGTGGAAGGCCTGCTGTATGGACGAAGAGGAAGGTGTTGCAGACGGCTCAAAGCATATACGACCCACTAGGTTTGATGTCACCGTATACGATCGCTGCAAGGATCTACATGCAAAAAATGTGGCAACAAAGTCTCACTTGGGATCAACCTATTCCGGCGGACCTACAGGAGAGTAGGGAAAGGTGGTATGAAGACTTCCAGTACCTTACCGAGATCAAGATCAACAGGTACTACGGCATGTGGACGACGAATGTATCGTTGCATGTTTTCTGTGACGCAAGTTGCAACGCGTATGGCGCCGTTGCGTACCTGGTTATTAAAACATCGGACTCTGCTTCTTCAAACATAGTGCTGGCAAAGGCCAGGGTAGCACCAGTCAAGAAGCAGACGCTTCCAAGGTTGGAACTCCAAGCCGCTGTTGTAGCTGTGAAAATTTCAAGAATGTTGATGGACGCATTCCCAGGCATCAAACAAGTTTTCTTCTGGACTGACTCGACAATCGTACTGTATTGGCTACACGGTAAGAGTGAGAATTGGAAGGAGTACGTTCGAAGGAGAGTTAACGAAGTCAAGAAGTATACGAAGCCAACACAATGGAGGCACTGTCCTGGGACCGAAAACGTCGCGGACGTGGTCACTCGAGGTCTTCGACTGACTACACTCACAACCAACGACAAGTGGTGGAACGGCCCTAATTGGCTCACATATGAACAAGCATGGCCTGAAGAGTGCTTCGAAGCACCAAGCTGCCGGGAAGAAGCGAAACATGAGCAAACAGCACTTGCAACAACGACGGCGCCAGCAGAAGAAGTTAATCGCTGGACGAACTTCAGCTCACTAAATAGACTCCACAGAGTAACAGCGTGGATAAAGAGATTTTGTGGAAACTGTAAAGGGGCTTCTCTCGATGGACCACTTAGTACGGAAGAGATTGAAAACGCTAAGAACTACTGGCTCCGACACGTACAAGTCGCAGCTTTCCCTGAAGAATATCAAACCCTGAAGGCCGCGAAATCACTAAAAAGACGACACTTCATGCAGAAGTACAGACCGTTTCTTGATGAGAACGGCATAATGAGGGTTGAAGGGAGGTTACAGATGGCAAATCTTACGTTCGATGAAAAGCACCCCATAATCATGCCACGAGATGCTCACTACGTCTCATTACTCGTCGAGCAAGCTCATCGAAGGGTCATGCATGGAGGAGTAGCAGACACCCTTGCAAAGCTCAGGGAAAACTATTGGATAGTTCGAGGAAGGCAGGTGGTGAAGAACATTCTTCATAGGTGCACCGTCTGCAGGAGATTCAACCAGACAAAAACGTCTGAGAACACGCCACCACTTCCTGCTGACAGAGTGCAACAATGCCATTCGTTTACCGTTGTAGGAGTGGATTTTACAGGACCTCTATACGTCAGAAACACGCACAGTCATCAACTCAACGTGAAAATGTACATTGCCATGTTTACTTGTGCTGTTGTAAGGGCTGTCCACCTAGAAGTTTCCCGCGACACGTCGGTGGCAAGTTTCGTTCACGTACTACGAAGATTCTTCGCACGGCGAAGGATGCCTAGAGTCATATACAGCGACAACGCACCCACCTTCAAAAGATGCAACAAGGAGCTTGCTGCATTATGGCGACGTATACGAGACGATGAAGTGCTGGACTGGCTTGGGACCAACAGCCTGAGCTGGAAGTTCGTTCCTACAAATGCACCGTGGTGGGGTGGATTCTATGAAAGATTGATAAGGTCCGTGAAACAGGCCTTGAGGAAAACCATCGGCAGAAAATCATTGACATATGAAGACCTGGTCTCAATCGTAGCAGAGGTGGAAGCCGTCATTAATTCTCGACCACTTTCTTACGTGTACGATGACCCAAATGAGATTCTTCCGCTAACACCAGCGGAGTTCATCACAGGGAGACGCCTTACCATAGTGCCTCCAGCGATGACAACAGAGGAGACGGAACCCATCTATCGCACATGGCAGAAACGTGTAACATTGCTCCAAGCAGCATGGCGAAGGTGGCAGAGGCATTACATTATGGAGCTCCGCTCAGCCAACCAGTGCAAACAAAACAGGGGGAAGACTATGTCGCCAGGCGACGTCGTGATTTCAGAAGACAGAAAGCCAAGGATGTTCTGGCCTCTGGTCCGCATTCAATCCGGACACAAGGGACAAGACGGGACGGTACGGTCATATACAGTGCGAACGTCTACTGGGCATGTGACTAGACGCGCTAGCTGGTCGCTGTACCTACTTGAGATACAACAGCATGACGTTGCCGGTCCGCAGTCTGTTGCTAATGCAACGGACATATCATGA